DNA from Acipenser ruthenus unplaced genomic scaffold, fAciRut3.2 maternal haplotype, whole genome shotgun sequence:
CCCCTAGTCCtatttccctctttctctctcgttgcTTGGATACAGTTTCCATGGCTATGGAATATTTCCAGCCCCCAGCATTCTTTGAGACACGCATCAGCGTGCTTTGGGTTGCTCTGTTGTGGCTTCACTCTACTGTACCGCAGCGAACCCACGTTCTTCACAAACTAACGAGCCTGTATCACAGCGAGCCTGCCAGCAACAACCACCCCCCATTACCACAAATCAGAGCtctcagggggggggggggaccaagTCGAAGACCAGGACGCACAGCAAGAGCATGCACAGGACAGTCTAGAACCAGGAATAGCAAGTTTCATGGCAATCTGACAAGTGATTGTCCAGCTACTGTTCAtggaagtgtgacagacagagccCCCATATACCCAGAATCTGATACTGTGTGTgtcacaatgtgtgtgtgtgtgtgtgtgtgtgtgtgtgtgttccactaATTCCCCTGGGGGGGGTCTATGACTTCATCCTCAGTAATAACTTCCTCCTGTATGTGTCTGTGGTGTAAGAAAGGAGAAGGGGGTGGAGGTGTATAAAGAGAGGCAGACTGAGGAGAGATaaacagtgagagagggagactCGCACTACAGTATAAAGAGAGGCAGACTGAGGAGAGATaaacagtgagagagggagactCGCACTACTGGATATTCTCTTCTGTGCTTTTTGGAACAAAGGACTAGAGTTTAACTAAGAAATACAACTGCTGCTCTGATCTTCCAAGAACAATGAAACTTCTTCAAACCAGGTCAGAAACACTTTGAACTTGTatggttgtattttgtgttcTGTTTCTTTCAGTATCTTTATACTATATTCAATAGCAGACAATAACACTGGATACACATGAGGTTAGTGCAGCAGAGTGCAGTGGAGTCTGCTTTTCaaatctgctttaccagacctctctgtgctttacaatgcttccctatgctttaccagacctctctgtgctttacaatgcttccctatgctttaccagacctctttgtgctttacaatgcttccctatgctttaccagacctctctgtgctttacaatgcttccctatgctttaccacacctctctgtgctttacaatgcttccctatgctttaccagacctctctgtgctttacaaggcttccctatgctttaccagacctctctgtgctttacaatgcttccctatgctttaccagacctctctgtgctttacaatgcttccctatgctttaccagacctcgctgtgctttacaatgtttccctatgctttaccatacctctctgtgctttacaatgcttccctatgctttatgatgcttccctatgctttaccagacctctctgtgctttacaatgtttccctatgctttaccagacctctctgtgctttacaatgcttccctatgctttacgatgcttccctatgctttaccagacctcgctgtgctttacaatgcttccctatgctttaccagacctctctgtgctttacaatgcttccctatgctttaccacacctctctgtgctttacaatgcttccctatgctttatagGTAAGAGGTAAGTGTGGGCGCTCACAAGTTTATTCTTATCTATCTCTTAAGcgtggtgtatttttttttaaataccgttGACAGACTTCAGACTGTGACAACGCTGTGACCCTGCTGTGTAAATACACTCAGGGGAGTGATCGTCACTGCAATGCAAGTCCATGGTTTGTCATTTCAATTGCAGTTTAAATTGCTAATGTGTGCGcgtgtggtttttttttctggcacAGAACAGATTCCCTTTAGGCTAAATATTCCCTCCCCAAGCCCTGCAGGGTGTAAAGTGAGTGTAACGTGCCAGTCTGGTTTACTCATAACCACACAGCAAGCACAGAGAGGGGGGGTTGGGTTACCTCAGACAGGGCGTGCAGAACCAGCAGATCCTCTGCTCTGGAAAACCTGCGTGTCTCTGAGTCAATACAAACAGAGATCCCACCCGAACCCAGCTATACACCGAGACTCTATGGTACAGCTTGTAAAACATGCAGGAAAAACGACACACCCCCGTGGGTTTAAAACATAGCTAGAAATTCatccaaatacatttctttttatcaTGCCAAGTTTCAATTCCTATATAACCAGGACTCTGTGattcgtttttttttcattattgcaATTCCAAGCCAGTTATAAAATGACTCAGTACAGCTGGAGGGGAGGAACAAACGTCACACAGGCTCCCATTCACGAGCACAGCATATTAACATACATGACACCCTATAAATACATATTCACACACGACACGAAActaaaacagtacatttgaaaaaaaaaattgaataaaataaaattaaaagaaataacatCTGATAAAATAATTTGATACATGTGCTGGTTCCGGTTCTGTTACATAATCAACAGACGCACTGACGTCATCAGCCGGGGGAGATCCGGTTGTGAGGTGAAGTAAAGTTCACCAGCGTGTAATAAACTCTCAAAAGGGATGCGCGATAGGACTGTtcaaatgttttatgtatttatatcaGAGCCAGCGCAGCAGAATAACACACATTTTGATTTCCTTTGAATCTCGCCGAGGACTGTAAATGAAAACGTGTATACTTTACACAGCACGTCATACTTCGTTataacttattttaatttaatttagtatAAATGTGAAGATAGTTAATCATACACATCAGTGTTAGAAAGATAAGTTGATGCCTtctgccatattattattattattattattattattattttttttttttttatttatttatttatttatttatttattttacagaatgcAGAGTCTCGTTGTATCGCTGTTGCTAGTTGCCGAAGCGCTGGGCTCCCTGCTCCCGGAGATGGACGCTGATTTCGGGATGCGAGTTTTCCGAGAGGCGCTCCGCTCTCCGTCCTCGGAGAGGAACCTGGTGTTTTCCCCGTACGGAGTGTCCACCGTGATGGGCATGGTGCAGCTGGGAGCCGCGGGACAGACGTACGCGCAGGTCCGCGATGCTATGGGATACGCCGTCCAGGGTAATTTCAAATTGCTAATTTATAATTCTGAAGACAAAGcggtttttttatttaaaaaaagtttctaaAGATGTAGTGAGCTTGAGACTTTCTGACAGTTGTTAATAATCTCATATTATCAGAAAGGGGATGGAAACAATACTCCTATTGGATagaagtttgatccattccaggttttactcctAGCTTGATCAGACCACAGTGTGttcaggtaacaagctcaggtgtgtctgattattaaactcccagtgaaaccaggaatggatcaaactgctgtgcagcgggagtcttattttGACGATTTTGACGATTCCCTTGTTTCTCGTCTCTCGCAGGTCGCGGAGTACCGCAGACTCTGCGGAAGATCCACGCGTCGCTGTCCGGCGAGGACGCCCTGCAGACGGCGAGCGCCGCCTTCGTGGACCGCATGCTGTCTCTGGAGAAGCCGTTCCGCCGCGGTCTGGCCAAGGTCTTCCAACAGAGCCCCAAACAAGTCGATTTCACGGACACGCCGACCGCCACGGCCGTGGTGAACCATTGGGTCTCAGACAACACCATGGGTAAAAGGAcacggcattattattattattattattattattattgttattgttattattattattattattattattagatatgaCAATATAATACTTGCAGTGAGATAACTTTATTAATTCAAAACCAGGAAGACGCCTCCAATCTGAGTCATTAACGACTAGAATCGGTTTGTAAaatctacagctcccagcatgcctgcACTGCTGTTATTTACcgtgagggatgatgggagctgtagtgctTAATGCACGTAGCTTTAGCCCTATAGGACTGCACCAGCAATCGAAACAATCGGCAACTTGAATCAGTTTTAACagtaaactacagctcccagcatgcctctacAGTAGTAATAACAGCAAGGCATGCTGGGGGGTGTAGTCCTGCCCCTCAcactctttccttctctctctctccccctggcAGGTATGCTACCTCACTTCCTGTCCTCAGACGCCCTGTCCTCTGAGACCCGCCTCCTGCTGCTCAACGCAATTCACTTCCAGGGCAAGTGGAAGGTGCCCTTTGACCCCCAGGACACTCGCCAGCGGCTGTTCCACTGCGCCAACGGCAGCTCCGTGCTTGTACCCATGATGCAACAGACCGCTCGCTTCGAGTACGGTGAGTGTTGGGGTCAGGCAGGGGTCAGGCAGGCTCATTTCAAACTGAAACACCCACATCTCTTCTCCTTTACAAGCTAGTTCTGGCAATTCATTGCAgctgttttagtttattttagtataatatataattgtttttaaatcaagacattattattattattattattattattattattattattattattattgttttgcccttttaatattttttttgttaaacaattCTAAAACCAACAACCTTTTCCTTGGCTGTGATGTCACACTCTCTCTGGCTGTGATGTCACACTCTCTCGGGCTGTGATGATGTCACTCCCTCAttctctctgtctctgactctgatgATGTCACTCCCTCTTGCAGGCGAGTTCATGACCCCGGACGGCGTGGACTATGACGTCATCGAGCTGCCGTACCAGGGGGACACGCTTAGCATGCTCCTGGTGTCCCCCTTCGAGAAGGACGTCCCCCTGTCCGCTCTCACTCCGGGGCTGAACGGGGCACTGCtgagggagtggaggagaggcCTGAGGAGAGTCAGCAGACAGCTAGTACTGCCCAGGtgagggggaggaagagagaggggagaggaggaggaggaggaggaggaggagaggaggggagaggagaggaggaggaggaggagaggagggggaggggcctGAGGAGAGTCAGCAGACAGCTAGTACTGCCcaggtgaggggggggggaggggaggggaggggggagaggagagagagaggagaactgctctgtgtgtgtatgagagagagagcactgtattgctgtgcgtgtgtgtgtaggggtgtgtGCAGGGTGTAGGGCtgtgtgtagggtgcagggtgcagggtgtagggctgtgtgcagggtgcagggatGTTAAAGCTGATCTCTGCTGTGTTTCTCCTCCCAGGTTCTCCATCGAGACAGAGAGTGAGCTCAACGGGGCGCTTGCGGGACTGGGCATGAGGGACATGTTCAACCAGCAGAGAGCTGACTTCACTAGAGTCACCAGTGAGTACCGTCCCACTGCTCCCAGTACAGCCCCTCAGTATAATCCAGAACCGttactgcattgccattgtagcgccactgtctatctgtctgcattgccagtgaagatcatttgggaagggtatAGTTTGTGtaatgtgtctctctctctctctctctgtctctgtctcagtggAGGAGCCCCTGTTTGTGTCGAAGGTTCTTCAGAAGGTGAAGATCGAGGTGGATGAGGAAGGAACCAAGGGCTCTGCAGTGACCGGTGAGTTCAgctgaccctgaccctgatcctgaccctgaccctgatcctgaccctgaccctgactgtctctaatatcagttaatatgtctggttgactctgtctctatatcagttaatatgtctgaTTGACTGTCTCTAAATCGGTTAATATGTCTggttgactctgtctctatatcagttaatatgtctggtTGACTCTGTCTCTCTTTTGGTACAAGAGTTCTCTTGGTATTAGTAAATGGTTGTGCTGGATGTTGGCGTGTGGTGctgactctgtctgtctgtctgtctgtctgtctgtctgtctctctgcagctGCGATCCTGTTCTCTCGCATGGCAGTTTTAGAGATCACTCTTGACAGACCCTTCCTGTTCCTGGTGCAGCACAAACCCACAggtgactaattattattattattattattattattattattattattattattattattatatgtctgTCTGCACaatgtggtcccattctaccagcctcaccccattgcagctgccctatacttgtgctaccattgcccctcagtataaTACACAACCAtgattgcattgccattgtagagccactgtgtgtgtgtgtgtgtgtgtctgtacgttcgcgtgcacgtgtgtgtgtgtgtgtgcgttcgtgcgtgtgtatgtgtgtgtgtgtgtgtgtctgtgcgttcgcgctcgtgtgtgtgtgtctctgtgtgtgtgtgtgtgtctgtgcgttcgcgcgcacgtgtgtgtgtgtgtgtgtgtctctgtgtgtgtccgtgtctCTTGTAGTTTTTGAACCCGTGTCTGAACCCTGCTCTCTATTccaggtgctgttttgtttatgGGTCAAGTCATGGAGCCGGCTGGGAAGTGACCTGCAGACCCGAAACCAAAGAGTGAAAGCAgaccagaaaaataataataataatatatacacctGAGCAATGTGTAGAGAAATTACAAAgaaatgcaatatatattttattgaaacaaaGGAATGTTTTTTTGGGAGGGATGAGTTTACaattattaatatttgtattattattattatgaataatatgttGTAGGGGACCCTACAAAACCTGTCACTGTAGAtcctacaatggcaatgcaataatgCTACTGTTACAAAGGGGGCGAGGCTGCTAGAATGGGACCACAgagtgctaactatacccttcccaGAGGCACTGCCACAGTTCTGTATGACACTGAGGGGCAGTGCTGGCACacgtatagggcagctacaacggggtgaggctggtagaacaGGGACCGCAGAAAAATGATTTGCAAAAACCCCACGCTGTGTTTGGAGGATAACTGCAGCCTGGATTCAATCAAAATGATGGCGGTGCCATACTGGAGAGCTTTAGAAAGCTCAGCTATGGCAGCGTCGTGCAGTCTGATTGAATTCAGAGCTCTactgcactgagagagagaggtccTGCTGGAACTGTTCATGCACTGTGTTCTGCAATGTCTACATTCAGACTGTGTCTCTAATCCAAGTTATTCCAACTTTGTGTCCagatttgtgttgttttgtttggtttgtgtcttgctgtgtgtgtgtgtggttcatgTGTTTGTTTGCGAGGTTGTTGTGTAGCAGTTAGATATTTGATCAGGGATTATTACAATGGAAAACTGTTGTGTTTTTGGCTTTGTGATTAAAAATGTTTGAAAGATGATTTTGTCTTTTGGAATCATTGATTTTGGTTAGTGTGTGTTttagaacaatatatatatattgtttattgaTCCATTAATGTTCCTTTATTGCTCTATATTGTACATTTATCTCAtcgtatttcttctaaaactaaaCATGTCAGGTCGTTAATGTGCATTCATGCACATATATATGCTTAGCCCGATAACGGCATCGCTGCAAACCACAGAGAACGGCCTCGTCGCGTCATTTGCACGTGGTGAAAACTGGTCCTGCAGTGGCCTCTTGTGGACAAACGGAGAATTGCACTCGATTGATTT
Protein-coding regions in this window:
- the LOC117404447 gene encoding plasminogen activator inhibitor 1 isoform X1, with translation MYLYQSQRSRITHILISFESRRGLMQSLVVSLLLVAEALGSLLPEMDADFGMRVFREALRSPSSERNLVFSPYGVSTVMGMVQLGAAGQTYAQVRDAMGYAVQGRGVPQTLRKIHASLSGEDALQTASAAFVDRMLSLEKPFRRGLAKVFQQSPKQVDFTDTPTATAVVNHWVSDNTMGMLPHFLSSDALSSETRLLLLNAIHFQGKWKVPFDPQDTRQRLFHCANGSSVLVPMMQQTARFEYGEFMTPDGVDYDVIELPYQGDTLSMLLVSPFEKDVPLSALTPGLNGALLREWRRGLRRVSRQLVLPRFSIETESELNGALAGLGMRDMFNQQRADFTRVTMEEPLFVSKVLQKVKIEVDEEGTKGSAVTAAILFSRMAVLEITLDRPFLFLVQHKPTGAVLFMGQVMEPAGK
- the LOC117404447 gene encoding plasminogen activator inhibitor 1 isoform X4, producing MQSLVVSLLLVAEALGSLLPEMDADFGMRVFREALRSPSSERNLVFSPYGVSTVMGMVQLGAAGQTYAQVRDAMGYAVQGRGVPQTLRKIHASLSGEDALQTASAAFVDRMLSLEKPFRRGLAKVFQQSPKQVDFTDTPTATAVVNHWVSDNTMGMLPHFLSSDALSSETRLLLLNAIHFQGKWKVPFDPQDTRQRLFHCANGSSVLVPMMQQTARFEYGEFMTPDGVDYDVIELPYQGDTLSMLLVSPFEKDVPLSALTPGLNGALLREWRRGLRRVSRQLVLPRFSIETESELNGALAGLGMRDMFNQQRADFTRVTMEEPLFVSKVLQKVKIEVDEEGTKGSAVTAAILFSRMAVLEITLDRPFLFLVQHKPTGAVLFMGQVMEPAGK
- the LOC117404447 gene encoding plasminogen activator inhibitor 1 isoform X2 translates to MKLLQTRMQSLVVSLLLVAEALGSLLPEMDADFGMRVFREALRSPSSERNLVFSPYGVSTVMGMVQLGAAGQTYAQVRDAMGYAVQGRGVPQTLRKIHASLSGEDALQTASAAFVDRMLSLEKPFRRGLAKVFQQSPKQVDFTDTPTATAVVNHWVSDNTMGMLPHFLSSDALSSETRLLLLNAIHFQGKWKVPFDPQDTRQRLFHCANGSSVLVPMMQQTARFEYGEFMTPDGVDYDVIELPYQGDTLSMLLVSPFEKDVPLSALTPGLNGALLREWRRGLRRVSRQLVLPRFSIETESELNGALAGLGMRDMFNQQRADFTRVTMEEPLFVSKVLQKVKIEVDEEGTKGSAVTAAILFSRMAVLEITLDRPFLFLVQHKPTGAVLFMGQVMEPAGK
- the LOC117404447 gene encoding plasminogen activator inhibitor 1 isoform X3, coding for MKTMQSLVVSLLLVAEALGSLLPEMDADFGMRVFREALRSPSSERNLVFSPYGVSTVMGMVQLGAAGQTYAQVRDAMGYAVQGRGVPQTLRKIHASLSGEDALQTASAAFVDRMLSLEKPFRRGLAKVFQQSPKQVDFTDTPTATAVVNHWVSDNTMGMLPHFLSSDALSSETRLLLLNAIHFQGKWKVPFDPQDTRQRLFHCANGSSVLVPMMQQTARFEYGEFMTPDGVDYDVIELPYQGDTLSMLLVSPFEKDVPLSALTPGLNGALLREWRRGLRRVSRQLVLPRFSIETESELNGALAGLGMRDMFNQQRADFTRVTMEEPLFVSKVLQKVKIEVDEEGTKGSAVTAAILFSRMAVLEITLDRPFLFLVQHKPTGAVLFMGQVMEPAGK